From one Plantibacter flavus genomic stretch:
- a CDS encoding amidase: MAELHELTALEQWQALQRDEVSPTELARHYLDRIERLDDAIGAFPSVAAGSLAERVEAVEALPRTAPLWGLPIGDKDLVSRAGQPVRFGSRLTADLVATTDDELVGVLDRAGAVSLGKTATPEFGLYGYTEPLDGTPTRNPWALDRGAAGSSGGAAAAVAARLLPFAPGSDGGGSVRIPAAACGLVGLKPTRGLVPAGSGVDRLAGLVVPGPIARTVADAALLLDAMIERVHGRIDHHFTLRAPDADDGPLLGHAVRGEGRFQLAVLAGSPWDSAFELAVDPEALAAVDVATRAFAAMGHGLEELTLRDAERYPADFTTIWQASAAGVPASSEAELTLLEPITRSLVERGRALPATRLMETLASLHRFERSVLAQFAPFDAIITPALAQTPRPIGWYDQDSPELNFEQQVRYAPHTSFVNATGLPAITLPVHETSEGLPMGVQLIGRPGGEATLLALGAQLERRLRWQDRVPPIAH; the protein is encoded by the coding sequence ATGGCGGAACTCCACGAGCTGACGGCGCTCGAGCAGTGGCAGGCGTTACAGCGGGACGAGGTCTCACCGACGGAGCTCGCCCGGCACTACCTCGACCGCATCGAGCGGCTCGACGACGCGATCGGCGCCTTCCCCTCGGTCGCCGCCGGATCGCTCGCCGAACGCGTGGAGGCGGTCGAGGCACTTCCTCGGACCGCACCGCTCTGGGGACTCCCGATCGGCGACAAGGACCTCGTGTCCCGTGCCGGTCAGCCCGTCCGCTTCGGGTCGCGGCTCACAGCGGATCTCGTGGCGACGACCGACGACGAGCTCGTCGGCGTCCTCGACCGGGCCGGTGCGGTGAGCCTCGGGAAGACCGCGACCCCGGAGTTCGGGCTCTACGGCTACACGGAGCCGCTCGACGGGACACCGACCCGGAACCCGTGGGCCCTCGACCGTGGGGCGGCCGGGTCGAGTGGCGGGGCCGCAGCCGCCGTCGCCGCGCGGCTCCTCCCGTTCGCCCCCGGCTCCGACGGCGGCGGCTCCGTCCGCATCCCGGCGGCCGCCTGCGGGCTCGTCGGCCTGAAGCCCACGCGGGGGCTCGTCCCCGCGGGCTCCGGTGTCGACCGACTCGCCGGCCTCGTCGTCCCCGGGCCGATCGCCCGGACCGTCGCCGACGCGGCGCTCCTGCTCGACGCGATGATCGAGCGCGTGCACGGACGCATCGACCACCACTTCACGCTGCGCGCACCCGACGCCGACGACGGACCGCTGCTCGGGCACGCCGTGCGCGGCGAGGGCCGGTTCCAGCTGGCGGTCCTCGCCGGCTCACCCTGGGACAGCGCCTTCGAGCTGGCGGTCGACCCTGAGGCCCTCGCGGCCGTCGACGTCGCCACCCGGGCGTTCGCCGCGATGGGGCACGGCCTGGAGGAGCTCACCCTCCGCGACGCCGAACGGTACCCGGCCGACTTCACGACGATCTGGCAGGCCTCGGCGGCCGGTGTCCCGGCGTCCTCGGAGGCGGAGCTGACGCTCCTCGAACCCATCACGAGGTCCCTCGTCGAGCGCGGTCGGGCGCTGCCGGCGACCCGGCTGATGGAGACGCTCGCCAGTCTCCACCGGTTCGAACGCAGCGTGCTCGCGCAGTTCGCGCCGTTCGACGCGATCATCACGCCGGCCCTCGCCCAGACGCCACGTCCCATCGGATGGTACGACCAGGACTCGCCCGAGCTGAACTTCGAGCAGCAGGTGCGCTACGCGCCGCACACCTCCTTCGTGAACGCGACCGGCTTGCCGGCCATCACGCTCCCGGTGCACGAGACGTCCGAGGGACTGCCGATGGGCGTTCAGCTGATCGGGCGTCCCGGCGGTGAGGCGACCCTGCTCGCCCTCGGTGCGCAACTGGAGCGGCGCCTGCGCTGGCAGGACCGCGTCCCGCCGATCGCCCACTGA
- a CDS encoding MFS transporter, with protein sequence MARDSTTTGGASATGWRTSIRGSAAGITAGLIGWLFLVEITSGVLQGYYVPLIPDLVEHLGIHDADFNWFEAAQLLLSALVVPILAKLGDMFGHKRVLLVSTVLTAGASWWLVVAGDFWSFLAAWALQGFYVVWLPLEIALIFERGRRSGTGASQTRRAAGLLVVALEAGAIIGALSSGRILTALGGDIPLTMMLPAVAVTLVFFAILFGVPESEPLPGRTLDFAGFVLLSLALLLITSGLTFLRLNGPQTWWVWGLIAIGVLAFLPFGRHELRQPDPAIDLRVLRQPNMWPVQLTAGLIGISLLGAQAPLSTYAGTPRENGYGLGLDAGDISTLIGAYLISMIVGALLFPLVSRWATPRIALIIAASLVAVGYLLFLPFHLETWQVFLNMAIAGLGSGALVGAMPAAAAAAAPRGQTGVASALTNTTKTIGGSFASAVFGVVLFAGAAQAVTAGASSLSGYLTVWAICGAGALVAAVLLCFVPKLAFADAAPVDTGPEPRIDPAAERPTAH encoded by the coding sequence ATGGCGCGAGACAGCACGACGACCGGCGGAGCCTCGGCGACCGGATGGCGGACGTCGATCCGTGGGTCGGCAGCTGGTATCACCGCAGGACTCATCGGCTGGTTGTTCCTCGTCGAGATCACGAGCGGTGTCCTGCAGGGCTACTACGTCCCACTCATCCCCGACCTCGTCGAGCACCTGGGCATCCACGACGCGGACTTCAACTGGTTCGAGGCCGCGCAGCTGCTGTTGTCGGCACTCGTCGTCCCCATCCTCGCGAAGCTCGGCGACATGTTCGGACACAAGCGGGTCCTCCTCGTCTCCACCGTGTTGACGGCCGGTGCCAGCTGGTGGCTCGTCGTCGCCGGGGACTTCTGGTCGTTCCTCGCGGCCTGGGCGCTGCAGGGCTTCTACGTCGTCTGGCTGCCGCTCGAGATCGCACTCATCTTCGAGCGGGGCCGCCGCTCCGGCACCGGGGCCTCGCAGACCCGGCGGGCCGCCGGCCTCCTCGTCGTGGCGCTCGAGGCCGGGGCCATCATCGGTGCGCTGTCGAGTGGACGCATCCTCACCGCCCTCGGCGGCGACATCCCACTCACGATGATGCTGCCGGCCGTCGCGGTGACCCTCGTCTTCTTCGCCATCCTCTTCGGCGTCCCCGAGTCCGAACCCCTGCCGGGCAGGACCCTGGATTTCGCGGGCTTCGTGCTCCTCAGCCTCGCGCTCCTCCTCATCACCTCGGGGCTCACCTTCCTGCGACTCAACGGTCCGCAGACGTGGTGGGTGTGGGGGCTCATCGCGATCGGCGTGCTCGCGTTCCTGCCGTTCGGGCGACATGAACTGCGGCAACCCGACCCGGCGATCGACCTCCGGGTGCTGCGGCAACCCAACATGTGGCCGGTGCAACTGACCGCGGGGCTCATCGGGATCAGCCTGCTCGGCGCCCAGGCGCCGCTCAGCACCTATGCGGGGACACCGCGGGAGAACGGATACGGCCTCGGGCTCGACGCCGGTGACATCTCCACGCTCATCGGCGCCTACCTGATCTCGATGATCGTCGGTGCGCTCCTGTTCCCACTCGTGTCGCGCTGGGCGACGCCTCGGATCGCGCTGATCATCGCCGCCTCACTCGTCGCGGTCGGGTACCTGCTGTTCCTCCCGTTCCACCTCGAGACGTGGCAGGTCTTCCTGAACATGGCGATCGCGGGTCTCGGCTCCGGTGCCCTCGTCGGCGCCATGCCGGCCGCGGCCGCGGCCGCCGCACCTCGCGGGCAGACGGGTGTCGCGTCGGCGCTGACCAACACGACGAAGACGATCGGTGGCTCCTTCGCCTCGGCCGTCTTCGGCGTGGTCCTGTTCGCCGGCGCCGCGCAGGCCGTCACGGCCGGAGCGTCGAGCCTGTCCGGCTATCTCACGGTCTGGGCGATCTGCGGGGCGGGCGCGCTCGTCGCCGCCGTCCTGCTCTGCTTCGTCCCGAAACTCGCCTTCGCGGATGCGGCCCCAGTCGACACGGGACCCGAGCCACGCATCGATCCCGCTGCTGAGCGCCCGACCGCTCACTGA
- a CDS encoding SDR family oxidoreductase, whose product MTTRRVVVTGASSGIGEATARRFAADGWEVVAVARRAERLEALVADIGGTAVVADLTVQADVDALAARVEELGGAQALVNNAGGAFGLASVEDGDAEDWRRMFDINVLGTKRVVQALLPILRRSIPEGGAATIVGVTSIAGHVAYVGGGGYNAAKFAERALFEVLRLELNGEPIRVIEVAPGMVHTEEFSLVRFGGDQDRADAVYEDVPDPLSADDVAEAIVHATSLPPHVNLDLITIKPVAQAAPYRLAKGPLRVAE is encoded by the coding sequence ATGACGACGAGACGTGTGGTGGTGACCGGTGCGAGTTCAGGGATCGGGGAGGCGACGGCGAGGCGTTTCGCGGCCGACGGTTGGGAGGTCGTGGCGGTGGCCCGCCGTGCGGAGCGGCTGGAGGCGCTCGTCGCGGACATCGGCGGCACCGCGGTCGTCGCCGACCTGACCGTGCAGGCGGACGTCGACGCGCTCGCCGCCCGGGTGGAGGAGCTCGGCGGCGCCCAGGCGCTCGTCAACAACGCGGGCGGTGCCTTCGGCCTCGCATCCGTCGAGGACGGCGACGCGGAGGACTGGCGGCGCATGTTCGACATCAACGTCCTCGGCACGAAGCGCGTGGTCCAGGCGCTCCTGCCGATCCTCCGTCGGAGCATCCCGGAGGGTGGTGCCGCCACCATCGTCGGTGTCACCTCGATCGCGGGCCACGTCGCCTACGTGGGTGGCGGCGGGTACAACGCGGCGAAGTTCGCGGAGCGCGCGCTCTTCGAGGTGCTGCGGCTCGAGCTCAACGGCGAACCGATCCGGGTGATCGAGGTGGCGCCGGGCATGGTGCACACGGAGGAGTTCTCGCTCGTGCGCTTCGGTGGCGACCAGGACCGCGCCGACGCCGTCTACGAGGACGTGCCGGATCCGCTCTCGGCCGACGACGTCGCCGAGGCCATCGTCCACGCGACCTCGCTGCCGCCGCACGTCAACCTCGACCTCATCACGATCAAGCCGGTCGCCCAGGCCGCCCCGTACCGCCTGGCGAAGGGGCCGTTGCGCGTCGCGGAGTAA
- the metX gene encoding homoserine O-acetyltransferase MetX, producing MDWQTPEDSVPSRFVTEAEVGALLANPPSSGAWRDGDRPGDRLFAPLGRLDFEHGGSIPHARLAYETWGTLDDDGGNAVLVLHALTGDSHVLGGAGNGHATAGWWAGIVGPGLAVDTDRWFVVAPNMIGGCQGSTGPSSFAPDGVEWGSRFPYTSIRDQVEAQHRLLGHLGLDRWAAVIGGSMGGMHALEWAATHPELVDRLAVIAAPPVTTADQISLNFVQLEAVRTDPHFQGGDYYDAPDGEGPHRGLALARRMALLNYRSPGELNARFERSWQSSVSPLGHGGRFAVESYLDFHGNKFTRRFDAGSYVTLVEAMNSHDVGRDRGGVGAALRAYAGPSLVLGIDSDRLFPVSGQEEIALHLAGNLDGTRPSVLRSDFGHDGFLIETALVAPHLSRLLAV from the coding sequence ATGGACTGGCAGACCCCGGAAGACAGCGTGCCCTCCCGCTTCGTGACCGAAGCCGAGGTCGGCGCCCTGCTCGCGAACCCGCCCTCGAGCGGCGCCTGGCGCGACGGCGATCGGCCGGGCGACCGACTCTTCGCCCCGCTCGGCCGCCTCGACTTCGAGCACGGCGGGAGCATCCCGCACGCCAGACTCGCCTACGAGACCTGGGGCACCCTCGACGACGACGGCGGCAACGCGGTCCTCGTCCTCCACGCGCTCACGGGAGACAGCCACGTCCTCGGCGGCGCCGGCAACGGACATGCGACCGCCGGGTGGTGGGCCGGCATCGTCGGTCCGGGACTCGCCGTCGACACGGACCGCTGGTTCGTCGTCGCGCCGAACATGATCGGCGGCTGCCAGGGCAGCACCGGCCCCTCCTCCTTCGCGCCCGACGGCGTCGAGTGGGGTTCACGGTTCCCGTACACCTCGATCCGCGACCAGGTCGAGGCCCAGCACCGGCTGCTCGGACACCTCGGACTCGACCGCTGGGCCGCGGTGATCGGCGGATCGATGGGCGGCATGCACGCACTCGAATGGGCCGCCACCCACCCCGAGCTCGTCGACCGACTGGCCGTGATCGCCGCGCCCCCGGTCACGACGGCGGACCAGATCTCCCTGAACTTCGTGCAGCTCGAAGCGGTCCGCACGGACCCGCACTTCCAGGGAGGCGACTACTACGACGCCCCGGACGGTGAGGGCCCCCACCGCGGCCTCGCCCTCGCCCGACGGATGGCCCTGCTCAACTACCGCAGCCCGGGTGAGTTGAACGCCCGCTTCGAACGCAGCTGGCAGTCGAGCGTGAGCCCGCTCGGGCATGGTGGACGCTTCGCCGTCGAGTCGTACCTCGACTTCCACGGCAACAAGTTCACCCGACGCTTCGACGCCGGGAGCTATGTGACCCTCGTCGAGGCGATGAACTCCCACGACGTCGGACGCGATCGCGGCGGCGTCGGCGCGGCGCTGCGGGCCTACGCCGGTCCGTCGCTCGTGCTCGGGATCGACAGCGACCGGCTCTTCCCGGTCAGTGGGCAGGAGGAGATCGCCCTCCACCTCGCCGGCAACCTCGACGGCACCCGACCGTCGGTCCTCCGGTCCGATTTCGGACACGACGGCTTCCTCATCGAGACCGCGCTGGTCGCACCGCATCTCAGCCGGCTCCTCGCCGTCTGA
- a CDS encoding GNAT family N-acetyltransferase, with protein MLEEEYEPRRRLPPHLRKPPTPETPFAFTMRDATAADLPDVRAIYNHYVANSMVTFDEDAMTLAEWRSKFAYLQRLQLPFIVAVNPTGQILGYALCAPWKQKRAYRFTVESSIYLGAAATGKGLGTDLLGELIERSKAAGLKEMLAVIADKGAESSIALHEKFGFTEVGRMGRVGFKFDRWIGTVLLQKSLKR; from the coding sequence ATGTTGGAAGAGGAGTACGAGCCGAGGCGACGGCTGCCGCCGCACCTGCGCAAGCCGCCGACCCCCGAGACCCCCTTCGCATTCACGATGCGCGACGCCACTGCGGCCGACCTGCCCGACGTCCGGGCGATCTACAACCACTACGTCGCCAACAGCATGGTCACCTTCGACGAGGACGCGATGACCCTCGCCGAGTGGCGCTCCAAGTTCGCCTACCTGCAGCGGCTGCAGCTCCCGTTCATCGTCGCCGTCAACCCGACCGGACAGATCCTCGGGTACGCGCTGTGTGCGCCGTGGAAGCAGAAGCGCGCCTACCGCTTCACGGTGGAGAGCTCGATCTACCTCGGAGCCGCAGCGACCGGCAAGGGCCTCGGCACCGATCTGCTCGGTGAGCTCATCGAGCGCTCGAAGGCCGCCGGGCTCAAGGAGATGCTGGCCGTCATCGCCGACAAGGGCGCCGAGTCGTCGATCGCCCTGCACGAGAAGTTCGGGTTCACCGAGGTGGGCCGCATGGGCCGTGTCGGGTTCAAGTTCGACCGCTGGATCGGCACGGTCCTCCTCCAGAAGTCCCTGAAGCGCTGA
- a CDS encoding uracil-DNA glycosylase, with amino-acid sequence MTNGILGGSPAQLAAAGSMDEGWADALAPVADRLATIDHWLAAQAADGARWLPAPELVLRAFRTPFSAVRVLIVGQDPYPTPGHPIGLSFAADRDVRPLPRSLANIHRELRDDLGVPTPEHGDLSPWTRQGVLLLNRVLTVEAGSAGSHRRHGWEAVTEQAIRALAARPAPLVSILWGKDAERLAPLLESSSDPDRHVIVSAHPSPLSASRGFFGSKPFSRTNDFLVSRGVDPIDWSLD; translated from the coding sequence ATGACGAACGGGATCCTCGGCGGTAGCCCGGCACAGCTCGCCGCGGCGGGGTCGATGGACGAGGGCTGGGCCGACGCACTCGCGCCTGTGGCCGATCGTCTTGCGACGATCGACCACTGGCTCGCGGCGCAAGCGGCGGACGGTGCCCGATGGTTACCGGCCCCCGAGCTCGTCCTGCGGGCCTTCCGCACGCCGTTCAGCGCGGTCCGGGTCCTCATCGTCGGGCAGGACCCGTACCCGACTCCGGGTCATCCGATCGGCCTGTCGTTCGCCGCGGACCGGGACGTGCGCCCGCTGCCACGCAGCCTCGCGAACATCCACCGGGAACTCCGCGACGACCTCGGTGTCCCGACGCCGGAACACGGCGACCTCAGTCCGTGGACCCGACAGGGCGTGCTGCTCCTCAACCGCGTCCTCACGGTCGAGGCGGGTTCCGCCGGTTCCCACCGCCGACACGGCTGGGAGGCGGTCACGGAACAGGCGATCCGGGCGCTCGCCGCACGCCCCGCACCGCTCGTGTCCATCCTCTGGGGCAAGGACGCCGAACGACTGGCCCCGCTGCTCGAATCATCGAGCGACCCCGACCGTCACGTCATCGTCTCGGCGCACCCGAGTCCGCTCTCCGCCTCACGCGGGTTCTTCGGCTCGAAGCCGTTCAGCCGCACCAACGACTTCCTCGTCTCCCGCGGCGTGGACCCGATCGACTGGTCGCTCGACTGA
- a CDS encoding response regulator transcription factor, producing the protein MTSQESRIRVGIVDDHRMLLGALTEWIRSVADDIELVVVTPSWPELLTHPAFPVDVLLLDVDLKDNVPVAVKLATLKTTGVTTVLMSTYSDPAVVREALAAGALGYLAKSEDAETIVHALRAASRGESYISPELDLALASGASGTGPRLSAQERRVMALYAAGEPVKMVAESLGISDETAKSYLKRIREKYRNAGIDVGTKVALRKRAILDGIIVD; encoded by the coding sequence ATGACGTCACAGGAGTCTCGCATCAGGGTCGGCATCGTCGATGACCACCGGATGCTGCTCGGCGCGCTCACCGAATGGATCAGGAGCGTCGCCGACGACATCGAACTCGTCGTCGTGACCCCGTCCTGGCCGGAGCTGCTGACGCACCCCGCCTTCCCCGTCGACGTCCTGCTCCTCGACGTCGACCTCAAGGACAACGTCCCGGTCGCCGTGAAGCTCGCGACGCTGAAGACCACGGGCGTCACGACCGTCCTCATGAGCACCTACAGCGACCCGGCAGTGGTCCGTGAAGCCCTGGCCGCGGGCGCCCTGGGCTACCTCGCGAAGAGCGAAGACGCCGAGACCATCGTGCACGCCCTGCGTGCGGCGTCACGCGGCGAGTCCTACATCTCCCCCGAGCTCGACCTCGCCCTCGCGAGCGGAGCCTCCGGGACCGGCCCCCGCCTCAGCGCGCAGGAGCGTCGTGTCATGGCGCTGTACGCCGCCGGTGAGCCCGTGAAGATGGTCGCCGAGAGCCTCGGCATCTCCGACGAGACCGCGAAGAGCTACCTCAAGCGCATCCGCGAGAAGTACCGCAACGCCGGTATCGACGTCGGTACCAAGGTCGCCCTGCGCAAGCGGGCGATCCTCGACGGCATCATCGTCGACTGA
- a CDS encoding bifunctional o-acetylhomoserine/o-acetylserine sulfhydrylase produces the protein MSDATNDWKFETKQIHSGAAPDPVTKARATPIYQTTSYVFDNADHAKNLFALAEFGNIYTRIQNPTQAVVEERLSALEGGSGALLLASGQAAEASAVLNIAQAGDHIVSSSSIYGGTYNLFKYTLAKLGIETTFVENQDDAEEWRRAVRPNTKLFFAETIGNPKINILDIRLVADVAHEAGVPLIVDNTIATPYLIRPFEHGADIIVHSATKFLGGHGTVIGGVIVDGGTFSWTGHADKFPGLTTPDPSYHGAVYTDAVGDSLAYIIKARVQLLRDLGAAIAPASAWQLIQGIETLSLRIERHVQNAQQVAEWLDAHPDIASVNYSGLPSSPWYAAANQYAPKGVGAVLSFELKGGVDAGRAFVNSLQLFSHLANIGDVRSLVIHPASTTHSQLTPEQQLTAGVTPGLVRLSVGLENIDDITADLQAGLTAAKQVVEAARV, from the coding sequence ATGAGCGATGCCACGAACGACTGGAAGTTCGAGACGAAGCAGATCCACTCCGGAGCAGCGCCCGACCCGGTCACGAAGGCTCGGGCCACGCCGATCTACCAGACCACGAGCTACGTGTTCGACAACGCCGACCACGCCAAGAACCTCTTCGCCCTCGCGGAGTTCGGCAACATCTACACGCGCATCCAGAACCCGACGCAGGCTGTCGTCGAGGAGCGCCTCAGCGCGCTCGAGGGCGGCAGCGGCGCCCTCCTCCTCGCCTCCGGGCAGGCGGCGGAGGCCTCGGCGGTCCTCAACATCGCGCAGGCGGGCGACCACATCGTGTCGTCGTCGTCGATCTACGGCGGCACGTACAACCTCTTCAAGTACACGCTCGCGAAGCTCGGCATCGAGACCACCTTCGTGGAGAACCAGGACGACGCCGAGGAGTGGCGGCGTGCGGTGCGCCCGAACACGAAGCTGTTCTTCGCGGAGACCATCGGCAACCCCAAGATCAACATCCTCGACATCCGCCTCGTCGCCGACGTCGCGCACGAGGCCGGCGTCCCGCTGATCGTCGACAACACGATCGCCACGCCGTACCTCATCCGACCCTTCGAGCACGGAGCGGACATCATCGTCCACTCGGCGACGAAGTTCCTCGGCGGTCACGGCACGGTCATCGGCGGGGTCATCGTCGACGGCGGAACCTTCTCCTGGACCGGGCACGCGGACAAGTTCCCGGGCCTCACCACGCCGGACCCCTCGTACCACGGGGCGGTCTACACCGACGCCGTGGGCGATTCGCTCGCCTACATCATCAAGGCGCGCGTGCAGCTCCTGCGCGACCTGGGTGCGGCCATCGCCCCGGCGAGCGCCTGGCAGCTCATCCAGGGCATCGAGACGCTCAGCCTCCGCATCGAGCGCCACGTGCAGAACGCCCAGCAGGTCGCCGAGTGGCTCGACGCCCACCCCGACATCGCCAGCGTCAACTACTCGGGGCTGCCGTCCAGCCCCTGGTACGCGGCTGCCAACCAGTACGCGCCGAAGGGCGTCGGAGCGGTCCTGTCGTTCGAGCTCAAGGGCGGGGTCGACGCCGGCCGCGCCTTCGTGAACTCCCTGCAGTTGTTCTCACACCTCGCGAACATCGGCGACGTCCGTTCGCTCGTCATCCACCCGGCGTCGACGACGCACTCGCAGCTCACTCCGGAGCAGCAGCTCACGGCCGGCGTCACGCCCGGGCTCGTGCGGCTCTCGGTGGGACTCGAGAACATCGACGACATCACGGCCGACCTCCAGGCCGGTCTGACCGCCGCGAAGCAGGTCGTCGAGGCCGCCCGGGTCTGA
- a CDS encoding Type 1 glutamine amidotransferase-like domain-containing protein has protein sequence MSVFLLGGPAAPETESTVYAAFIAEAAALAVVAGRLAPRIAIVVVHDGDGLEQSAALERAVARSGEIEAIRVVVREGGVVAQAQLAEVDGIVVGGGLPSAYAEAVAPVATDIRRLVASGLPYLGISAGAMIAAEHAIIGGWRVGEVPVSPEAASEELDEVTIGDGLGLVDIAVEAHAAQWGTLGRLVAATEAGVVDGGVAIDENTALVVGQGALSVLGGGSVWQVFTAEHGVVVRTIGAEQPQQQ, from the coding sequence GTGAGTGTTTTCCTCCTCGGCGGTCCGGCCGCCCCAGAGACCGAGTCGACCGTCTACGCAGCGTTCATCGCCGAGGCGGCCGCGCTCGCGGTCGTCGCCGGTCGGTTGGCCCCGCGCATCGCGATCGTCGTCGTGCACGACGGCGATGGACTCGAGCAGTCCGCCGCCCTGGAACGTGCCGTCGCACGCTCCGGTGAGATCGAGGCGATCCGCGTGGTCGTCCGCGAGGGCGGTGTGGTCGCGCAGGCTCAGCTGGCCGAGGTCGACGGGATCGTCGTCGGCGGCGGGCTGCCCTCGGCCTACGCGGAGGCGGTCGCGCCGGTCGCCACCGACATCCGACGCCTCGTCGCGTCCGGTCTGCCCTACCTCGGCATCTCGGCCGGCGCGATGATCGCCGCCGAGCACGCGATCATCGGCGGATGGCGTGTCGGCGAGGTCCCCGTGAGCCCCGAGGCGGCGTCCGAGGAACTCGACGAGGTCACGATCGGCGACGGTCTCGGGCTCGTCGACATCGCCGTCGAGGCGCACGCCGCACAGTGGGGCACCCTCGGGCGGCTCGTCGCCGCGACGGAGGCCGGGGTCGTCGACGGCGGTGTCGCGATCGACGAGAACACGGCGCTCGTGGTCGGGCAGGGGGCGCTCTCCGTCCTCGGTGGCGGCAGCGTCTGGCAGGTTTTCACCGCCGAGCACGGGGTCGTCGTCCGCACGATCGGTGCCGAGCAGCCGCAGCAGCAGTAG
- a CDS encoding sensor histidine kinase, whose translation MARTQRRLLLRTTRLFGLAGCVTAAMILSVPGVVSGGRYAVLLVLVAVLALTHVAAEQYDGQRWVLLVFLVGVGVVVVIGLSDGNTGQVGSASAIAAITSLGMGAVAARLVPIRRTWPLLLTAFVVTAATIVVVTGPTALTIPTIGLTAVVWIAIGAFGGWLDTSIPRLIRRVDTIGNAYNAERLASQAESQRRQDARLLHDTALATLTMLAHSGRGVDGAALRSQAGNDAHLLRSLRLGEELTPVSSGSYILQRGVDFTLDEGIEAVTDRFAGLGLTVNVYGGGQANLDPRVREAFLLALGECLENVRRHSGVDSADVTVSIDELTARLLITDTGTGFDPSAVPDGHLGVAESVVARIQEVGGQARVFSAPGAGTTVILEVPQA comes from the coding sequence GTGGCGAGGACCCAGCGACGGCTGCTGCTGCGTACGACGCGCCTCTTCGGGCTCGCGGGCTGCGTCACGGCCGCGATGATCCTCAGCGTCCCGGGCGTCGTCTCGGGCGGCCGGTACGCCGTCCTCCTCGTCCTCGTCGCCGTCCTCGCCCTCACCCACGTGGCCGCCGAGCAGTACGACGGTCAGCGGTGGGTCCTGCTGGTGTTCCTCGTCGGTGTCGGCGTCGTCGTCGTCATCGGTCTGTCCGACGGGAACACCGGCCAGGTCGGCTCCGCGAGCGCGATCGCCGCGATCACCTCCCTCGGGATGGGTGCTGTCGCGGCCCGACTGGTGCCGATCCGTCGCACCTGGCCGCTGCTCCTGACCGCGTTCGTCGTGACGGCGGCCACCATCGTCGTCGTCACCGGGCCCACCGCGCTCACGATCCCGACCATCGGCCTGACCGCGGTCGTGTGGATCGCGATCGGCGCCTTCGGCGGGTGGCTCGACACGAGCATCCCCCGACTCATCCGTCGGGTCGACACTATCGGCAACGCCTACAACGCTGAGCGGCTCGCGAGTCAGGCCGAGTCGCAACGGCGACAGGACGCACGCCTCCTGCACGACACCGCACTCGCGACCCTCACCATGCTCGCCCACTCCGGACGGGGCGTCGATGGCGCCGCCCTCCGCTCGCAGGCCGGGAACGATGCGCATCTGCTCCGCAGCCTCCGCCTCGGCGAGGAGCTGACCCCCGTCTCCTCCGGCTCGTACATCCTGCAGCGCGGTGTCGACTTCACCCTCGACGAAGGGATCGAGGCCGTGACGGACCGGTTCGCCGGGCTCGGCCTCACGGTCAACGTCTACGGCGGTGGACAGGCGAACCTCGACCCACGCGTGCGCGAGGCGTTCCTCCTCGCTCTCGGGGAGTGCCTGGAGAACGTCCGGCGTCACTCCGGCGTGGATTCGGCCGACGTCACGGTCTCGATCGACGAGCTGACGGCCCGACTCCTCATCACCGACACCGGCACCGGGTTCGACCCGTCGGCAGTGCCGGACGGCCATCTCGGCGTCGCGGAATCGGTCGTCGCGCGCATCCAGGAGGTCGGCGGACAGGCGCGCGTCTTCTCCGCCCCCGGGGCCGGGACGACGGTCATCCTGGAGGTCCCGCAAGCATGA
- a CDS encoding phosphoribosyltransferase, producing the protein MSTENPSAASPEREVLDWPTFGDAARELSSAIVASGFRPDSVVAIARGGLLLAGAIAYALDVKACGALNVEFYTGVDARLPEPVVLPPLLDVAGLPGSRVLLVDDVSDSGRTLAMVLELMQASGAEVRTVTLYEKPQTVLRPDYVWKRVDRWISFPWSTLPTITA; encoded by the coding sequence ATGTCGACCGAGAACCCCAGCGCAGCGTCCCCGGAGCGAGAGGTCCTCGACTGGCCCACGTTCGGTGACGCGGCCCGCGAACTGTCCAGTGCGATCGTCGCGAGCGGGTTCCGGCCCGACTCCGTCGTCGCGATCGCGCGCGGGGGGCTCCTGCTCGCCGGTGCCATCGCCTACGCCCTCGACGTGAAGGCGTGCGGCGCGCTGAACGTCGAGTTCTACACCGGGGTCGACGCGCGTCTCCCCGAGCCCGTCGTGCTCCCGCCGCTGCTCGACGTGGCCGGGTTGCCGGGGAGCCGGGTGCTGCTCGTCGACGACGTGTCCGACTCGGGTCGCACGCTCGCGATGGTGCTGGAACTCATGCAGGCGAGCGGCGCGGAGGTCCGCACGGTGACGCTGTACGAGAAGCCGCAGACGGTGCTCCGTCCCGACTACGTGTGGAAGCGCGTCGACCGCTGGATCTCCTTCCCCTGGTCGACGCTGCCGACGATCACGGCCTGA